One genomic region from Pyxicephalus adspersus unplaced genomic scaffold, UCB_Pads_2.0 Sca34, whole genome shotgun sequence encodes:
- the LOC140344808 gene encoding uncharacterized protein, translating to VCINSTDVSLCVRLGELSRLLEEKESLVNQLSRGKASFTQSIEELKRLLEEETKSKNALAHALQASRHDCDLMREQYEEEQEAKAELQRSLSKANAEVAQWRNKYETDAIQRTEELEDAKKKLAARLQDAEEAVESANAKCSSLEKTKHRLQTEIEDLVIDLERANSAAAALDKKQRNFDRILSEWKQKYEETQAELEASQKESRSLSTELFKLKNAYEESLDNLETMKRENKNLQEEIADLTDQISASGKMIHELEKVKKALESEKSDIQAALEEAEGALEHEESKTLRIQLELSQIKADVDRKIAEKDEEIENLRRNHQRAMESMQASLDAEAKARNEAIRLKKKMEGDLNEMEIQLNHANRQAAESQKMVRHLQSQIKDLQIELDDTLRHNDDLKEQAAALERRNNLLLAEVEELRAALEQAERGRKLAEQELLEATERVNLLHSQNTGLINQKKKLDADISQLTTEVEEAVQECRNAEEKAKKAITDAAMMAEELKKEQDTSAHLERMKKNMEQTIKDLQMRLDEAEQIALKGGKKQIQKLEAKVRELEGELEIEQKKNAETQKGIRKYERRIKELTYQTEEDRKNLARMQDLIDKLQMKVKSYKRQSEEAETQANSNLVKYRKVQHELDDAEERADVAEAQVNKLRARTREVVSTKGGVYSMIEKHRLQDSS from the exons GTATGCATCAATTCTACTGATGTTTCTCTGTGTGTTCGTTTAGGGGAGCTATCTCGATTGCTGGAGGAGAAGGAATCTCTTGTTAATCAATTGAGCAGAGGCAAAGCCTCCTTCACTCAAAGCATTGAAGAACTTAAAAGGCTGCTAGAAGAGGAGACAAAG TCTAAAAATGCCTTAGCACATGCATTACAAGCTTCCCGCCATGACTGTGACCTCATGCGAGAACAATATGAAGAAGAACAAGAAGCCAAAGCTGAACTACAGAGGTCTTTGTCAAAAGCAAATGCAGAGGTAGCTCAATGGAGGAACAAGTATGAAACCGATGCCATTCAGAGGACAGAAGAATTGGAAGATGCCAA GAAGAAACTGGCAGCACGGCTACAGGATGCTGAGGAGGCAGTGGAATCAGCTAACGCCAAGTGTTCCTCACTGGAGAAGACCAAGCATCGACTTCAGACTGAGATTGAAGACTTGGTCATTGATCTGGAACGTGCCAACTCTGCCGCTGCAGCCCTGGACAAGAAGCAGAGGAACTTTGATCGAATCCTGTCGGAGTGGAAGCAGAAATATGAGGAAACACAGGCCGAGCTTGAGGCTTCACAGAAGGAGTCCCGTAGCCTGAGCACTGAGCTCTTTAAGTTGAAGAACGCATATGAGGAATCTCTGGATAATCTGGAGACAATGAAGCGTGAGAACAAGAATCTGCAAG AggagattgctgatctcactgatcAAATCAGTGCCAGCGGTAAAATGATCCATGAACTAGAAAAAGTAAAGAAGGCCCTGGAAAGTGAGAAGAGTGACATCCAAGCAGCTCTAGAGGAGGCAGAG GGCGCTCTGGAACATGAAGAGAGTAAAACCTTAAGAATACAACTAGAGCTTTCTCAAATTAAAGCTGATGTGGACCGGAAGATAGcagaaaaagatgaagaaatTGAAAACCTTAG GCGTAATCACCAGCGTGCCATGGAGTCCATGCAGGCCAGTCTAGATGCAGAAGCCAAAGCCAGGAATGAGGCCATCCGACTCAAAAAGAAGATGGAAGGTGATTTGAATGAGATGGAGATCCAACTTAATCATGCCAATAGGCAAGCAGCAGAATCCCAGAAAATGGTCCGTCACCTGCAATCCCAAATTAAG gaCTTGCAAATTGAACTGGATGACACTCTCCGACACAACGATGATCTTAAAGAACAAGCTGCCGCCCTTGAGAGGCGTAATAACTTGTTACTGGCTGAGGTTGAGGAACTTAGGGCAGCACTGGAACAAGCCGAGAGAGGAAGGAAACTAGCAGAACAAGAGCTGCTAGAAGCCACTGAAAGAGTCAACTTACTTCACTCTCAG AATACTGGACTTATTAACCAGAAGAAAAAACTGGACGCAGACATCTCTCAGTTAACAACTGAAGTGGAGGAAGCAGTCCAGGAATGCCGGAATGCAGAAGAAAAGGCCAAAAAAGCCATTACAGAT GCAGCCATGATGGCAGAGGAGCTTAAGAAGGAACAAGACACCAGTGCCCATCTAGAGAGGATGAAGAAGAACATGGAGCAGACCATCAAAGACCTACAAATGCGTCTTGATGAAGCTGAACAAATTGCTTTGAAAGGAGggaaaaaacagatacaaaagctGGAAGCAAAG GTCAGGGAACTGGAAGGAGAGCTGGAGATTGAGCAGAAGAAAAATGCGGAAACTCAGAAAGGAATTCGAAAGTATGAGAGGAGGATAAAGGAACTTACCTACCAG ACTGAAGAAGACCGGAAGAATTTGGCACGAATGCAAGACCTGATAGACAAACTCCAGATGAAAGTCAAGAGCTACAAGCGCCAATCTGAGGAGGCT gaGACTCAAGCTAACTCGAACCTTGTGAAATACCGGAAGGTTCAGCATGAACTGGATGATGCAGAAGAGCGTGCCGACGTTGCAGAGGCCCAAGTCAATAAACTGCGTGCACGGACTAGAGAAGTGGTTTCCACAAAG ggGGGGGTTTACTCCATGATAGAGAAACACAGACTGCAGGACTCCTCTTAG
- the LOC140344811 gene encoding myosin heavy chain, skeletal muscle-like: MCSEIEARIEELEEELEAERATRAKVEKQRAEVAKELEELSERLEEAGGATSVQIEMNKKREAEFLKLRRDLEEATLHHEATAAGLRKKHADTVAELGEQIDSLQRVKQKLEKEKSEMRMELDDFSSNIEQLLKNKGTAEKLCRTYEDQLSEAKSKVDELQRQLGDISLHRARLQTENGMFNLKTSTKAPSLRILSEWKQKYEETQAELEASQKESRSLSTELFKLKNAYEESLDNLETMKRENKNLQEEIADLTDQISASGKMIHELEKVKKALESEKSDIQAALEEAEGALEHEESKTLRIQLELSQIKADVDRKIAEKDEEIENLRRNHQRAMESMQASLDAEAKARNEAIRLKKKMEGDLNEMEIQLNHANRQAAESQKMVRHLQSQIKDLQIELDDTLRHNDDLKEQAAALERRNNLLLAEVEELRAALEQAERGRKLAEQELLEATERVNLLHSQNTGLINQKKKLDADISQLTTEVEEAVQECRNAEEKAKKAITDAAMMAEELKKEQDTSAHLERMKKNMEQTIKDLQMRLDEAEQIALKGGKKQIQKLEAKVRELEGELEIEQKKNAETQKGIRKYERRIKELTYQTEEDRKNLARMQDLIDKLQMKVKSYKRQSEEAETQANSNLVKYRKVQHELDDAEERADVAEAQVNKLRARTREVVSTKGGVYSMIEKHRLQDSS, from the exons atgtgcagtgaaatcgaa GCCCGCATTGAGGAGCTGGAAGAGGAACTGGAAGCAGAAAGAGCCACCCGAGCGAAGGTGGAGAAACAGAGGGCCGAGGTGGCCAAAGAGCTTGAAGAGCTGAGCGAACGGCTGGAGGAAGCTGGTGGGGCCACCTCAGTACAGATTGAGATGAACAAGAAGCGAGAAGCTGAATTCCTGAAGCTGCGAAGAGATCTGGAGGAAGCCACCCTACACCACGAAGCCACCGCCGCAGGCCTGAGGAAGAAACATGCCGATACTGTGGCTGAGCTGGGTGAGCAGATCGACAGCCTGCAGAGGGTGAAACAAAAGCTAGAGAAGGAAAAGAGCGAGATGAGGATGGAGCTGGACGACTTTTCTTCAAATATTGAGCAACTACTCAAAAATAAG GGGACTGCTGAGAAGTTGTGTCGGACTTATGAAGATCAGCTAAGTGAAGCCAAAAGTAAAGTGGATGAACTGCAGCGACAGTTGGGCGACATTTCCCTGCACAGAGCCAGGCTGCAAACTGAGAATGGTatgttcaatttaaaaacatCCACCAAAGC TCCTTCACTACGAATCCTGTCGGAGTGGAAGCAGAAATATGAGGAAACACAGGCCGAGCTTGAGGCTTCACAGAAGGAGTCCCGTAGCCTGAGCACTGAGCTCTTTAAGTTGAAGAACGCATATGAGGAATCTCTGGATAATCTGGAGACAATGAAGCGTGAGAACAAGAATCTGCAAG AggagattgctgatctcactgatcAAATCAGTGCCAGCGGTAAAATGATCCATGAACTAGAAAAAGTAAAGAAGGCCCTGGAAAGTGAGAAGAGTGACATCCAAGCAGCTCTAGAGGAGGCAGAG GGCGCTCTGGAACATGAAGAGAGTAAAACCTTAAGAATACAACTAGAGCTTTCTCAAATTAAAGCTGATGTGGACCGGAAGATAGcagaaaaagatgaagaaatTGAAAACCTTAG GCGTAATCACCAGCGTGCCATGGAGTCCATGCAGGCCAGTCTAGATGCAGAAGCCAAAGCCAGGAATGAGGCCATCCGACTCAAAAAGAAGATGGAAGGTGATTTGAATGAGATGGAGATCCAACTTAATCATGCCAATAGGCAAGCAGCAGAATCCCAGAAAATGGTCCGTCACCTGCAATCCCAAATTAAG gaCTTGCAAATTGAACTGGATGACACTCTCCGACACAACGATGATCTTAAAGAACAAGCTGCCGCCCTTGAGAGGCGTAATAACTTGTTACTGGCTGAGGTTGAGGAACTTAGGGCAGCACTGGAACAAGCCGAGAGAGGAAGGAAACTAGCAGAACAAGAGCTGCTAGAAGCCACTGAAAGAGTCAACTTACTTCACTCTCAG AATACTGGACTTATTAACCAGAAGAAAAAACTGGACGCAGACATCTCTCAGTTAACAACTGAAGTGGAGGAAGCAGTCCAGGAATGCCGGAATGCAGAAGAAAAGGCCAAAAAAGCCATTACAGAT GCAGCCATGATGGCAGAGGAGCTTAAGAAGGAACAAGACACCAGTGCCCATCTAGAGAGGATGAAGAAGAACATGGAGCAGACCATCAAAGACCTACAAATGCGTCTTGATGAAGCTGAACAAATTGCTTTGAAAGGAGggaaaaaacagatacaaaagctGGAAGCAAAG GTCAGGGAACTGGAAGGAGAGCTGGAGATTGAGCAGAAGAAAAATGCGGAAACTCAGAAAGGAATTCGAAAGTATGAGAGGAGGATAAAGGAACTTACCTACCAG ACTGAAGAAGACCGGAAGAATTTGGCACGAATGCAAGACCTGATAGACAAACTCCAGATGAAAGTCAAGAGCTACAAGCGCCAATCTGAGGAGGCT gaGACTCAAGCTAACTCGAACCTTGTGAAATACCGGAAGGTTCAGCATGAACTGGATGATGCAGAAGAGCGTGCCGACGTTGCAGAGGCCCAAGTCAATAAACTGCGTGCACGGACTAGAGAAGTGGTTTCCACAAAG ggGGGGGTTTACTCCATGATAGAGAAACACAGACTGCAGGACTCCTCTTAG